A region of the Falco peregrinus isolate bFalPer1 chromosome 4, bFalPer1.pri, whole genome shotgun sequence genome:
GCAGACCTCGTGACTCTGCTTTGGCTCGGTGCCTGGCTCAGCTGCTCCCGTGCAACCAGGACACAGGCACGGGAGACCTCAGGCAGGGGGAAGCCCCACGGCAGCTCCGCtgcatctctgctctgctggctcCAGTGAGGGTAGCAAAAGGGGGGCGCGCGGCTGCGGTTCGCCTAGGTATTCCATTGGTGGTAGAAGCCCAAGGTGTCTGCCAGCCTCTTTGACTTCTGCAGTGAGACCCCTGCCCAGCGAGTGCAGGCTCTGAGACAGctcggggtgtgtgtgttttgttgtcaACTGAATTTTCACTTCAAAGTAGCTCACAGATGCACACAAGTTGCcctttcaaaagctgtttcagtAAAGGAGCATGTTGTATAACCTAAACCAGGCCTGGTTAGCTTGAATTCCACTAGTGTGTTCTGAAGTGAGGGAAGAAGTAGAGTTTTTGGAAACAAAGGCATTTTGTTGCTTATTTTTGCAGCTGTCCAAGATACCAAGATAAGCGTATCTGGCTGTTGGCAGTTGTATGAGGTTTCGGGACGCATGCTGCTGACACTGGCCGCTAGCTGGCATTATTGATACATCCCAGGAGATGGAGGTGGTGCAATGAAGACCTGGGAGGGCAGCGCTGGAGGAGCTGCGgcatcctcctccctgctcggcatcctcctccctgctcgGCACCCTCCCCCCCGCTTGCCTCtcagccctccccagctccgCAGGCTGAGGGGTTGCACCAGATCGCACAGCTgggccagggcaggctggaACCGCCTGGACACCACAGCCCTGCGATCCTGCCCACCTGACCTTGCTTCTCCCCAGTTTGTTCGGTCTGTACAGGCTGCGCTGGGTTTCCCATCGGGACAACAGCTGACAAGCACCTTTGGTCACCACCCTGCGCAGGAGGAATTTTCTTAGGCTAAAGGCGCCTCATGGAATTTTGGTCACCACGGATGTTATGTAGTGTTTGAGCCAAAAAACAAATGCTCAAGGTCTGCAGTATTAATAGTCGTAATTTGTAGATGTAGCAATAATGTACCCGTAACTTGCATGGCAGTGCTTTGAGAGCACAAGGCTGCTGGGTGCCAGCTCATCTTGTGCAACTGATGGGtgtgtgtatttctgaaagagCCTTTTGTTACAGAGCTTGGTGGAATTAGACTTGTCTTAATCTGCTTTGACTCGGAGTACATTTATGCCAGAAAACTTGACAAATAAGATGAAACAAGTATGGGTCAAGGTATCAGAGTGTTGCCCAAAGTGGCTTTTACTTGGTAAAAGGAGAGTAAGTCAGCAAGTCAGCCTTCAGGAGACTAGAAACTCtagagcagaagagaaaaagaaattctgtgtcCTTTTTAAGACAAAACCCCCCTCATTAAATTGTTTTATAGAGTAGTTTTTGTTCATATGTAGAGACTAATCTTCATTAAATCCATTCCAAAATCATTACTGGACAGCAAGGGCAAAGgcactgcctgtccctgcctgcatgTGGCTCAGGGACCTTCCATGACCCAGCAGGACTACAGTGAGAGAAATCCATTTTTGGCCTGAAATCCACTCTTAATCTCGGCATTTTTAAGGGAATTGCAGGCAACTATGATGCCAAATGGAATTCTCTGGATGACAGACTGCTCAGGTTTGCATTACCATGTGCTTGTTAAAGAACAAGGGccatttgctgcagcagctggagaccCTCCTGGCTAGGTTAAAATGATGGGCTGTCCTGGCCAGCTGGCGGGGTGGGAATGCAAAGGCTGGTCAGGCAGATTCGGCTTCGGAAAGTCGGGTTGTGGACGCCCTGTCAGCCACCCGGCCCAGTGTACAAAGAGcacccaggggctgcagggtcTGAGCAGCAAGCGCTTTTAGCAAGGAAATACTTAAAGGTGTCTGCCCGGGGCTTGAAGAACAACAGAGAACCATCTCCTTCTGTGTTTAAAACACACGGCCTGGTTTCACAAATCCTAGTATacctgtgtgtatatatatatatatatatatacatacacacattgtatatgtgtatatatacatataaagaGGCTCATTCAATGAGGGAGAAAGCACGCTTGGGAGATGGCTGCTGATTAGGGAGTGAGTGACTTTTAACCTTTATTAGACTGCGCTATTTCTGGCCTCTGATTCCGATTTATGGGTTACATTTGCAAATTTCACTGTGACTGCATCAATTCAGCATGGGCTGTCAAAAAACAGCCTTCCAAGCCGAAAGCGCCCAGCTAATTCCCGGTGAAACCCTTCCTTCACCTGGCAgtggaagaaatatttgaacAATACAAAGTAACTCTCTCCTGCCTCCTCACGAGCTGATTAATATAATTTCATGTTGCACCTGTCCCATGCtttttaatacaattaaaaCACGCATAACAATCTAAATTATAGACCTCCAATTTGCATATTATACTTTAGAAATACTGTGTTGTTTTACCAAACAACCTAACTGCAACCTTGTGGGCAAAGACGCGTGCTCGTCTTTTAGGAGATGGTGACCTCAGTGGAAACgaggaaagcagaaatatttgtttgaaaAGCGGAAATCTGAGAAGTGCCCCCCACGCATACGCTAGTAGCTCAGCAGCATTGATAACATAATCGCAGGTTTCACCCACTTTTTGTCCTGGCGCTGTGTGGCGcttccctgcttctccctgctggCCTCGGGGCTTCGCCACCGCAGTGTGGTGCAACCCAGAcccctgctggctcctgtgcctgcccctgccctctgcACGCTCCACACCAGAGGAAAGGAGCTGAGTCATTGCTGTGGTGAGCGACCGCtcaccttccccttccctccggCCACTGCCCACTTGTTGCACACAGCCaacccccccgcacccccgtGTGCCCCCCCAGCGCTGTGGCCTGGCAGGAGCGGGGTGAGCACTCCCGTGCCATCACGCCTGGGGTGCAGGGTACGTGTGCGTGGGGACGCGAGCCTGCGGTGGGAGGCCCAGGGCCATACTCGAGGTTTCCGTCTTGGCGGCTGCACACGAGGGTGGAAATTTGGGCTCGTGTGTGTTGCGAGCAGGGGCTGCAAAAGCTGCGGGGGCCTCCAGGGCCAATCTTGGAGGGTGGGGTGCGAGGTGGCATCCATCCCCAtcacccccatcccaccccaacCCCATCCCCATCATCCCCATCATCCCCATCCCACTCCATCCCCAACCCCATCCATCCCCCATCGTCCCCACCCCCGTCCCCatccgcccccgccccgccgccccgccccgtgCACGCGGCGGGCCCGaccccgcgggggcggggctgtataagcgccgccgccgcggccgccgccgccagtcaccgcccgccgcccgccagCCCTGGCcggtcccgccgccgcccgccgccgccccgccatGATCGTGGAGAGCAGCCGGGACGCGGCGCCCGATGGCGGCGACGGCGGCGCGCTCAGCAGCCCCATCAACCTCGCGTACTTCTACGGGGCCTCGCCCCACTCCAGCGAGGGCAGCTGCTCGCCGGCCCACTCCGCCCCGGGCTCGCCGGGCTCCGACTCGGACCTCTCGGTGAGCagccgcggcggcggccggaGGGACCCCCGGGCCGGCGCCCGCCCCGCGCTGCAAGGTACGGCGTGTCCGCGGGCCGCGGGGGCTccgcgccgggcgggggcggcggggcggcgccggggtgtccccagccccgcgggacccccccccctcccgcccgtCCCGCTCCCGGTCCCGCTCCGCCCGCCGGAGCGGCGGGGGTGACAGCGGTCGGCGGCCGTGTCCCCGCAGGTGAGGCGCACATGGCGGGGGGCAAGCAGCACCGCGGCCCCTTCCAGGGCGTACGCGTGAAGAACTCGgtgaaggagctgctgctgcacttcaGGAGCTGCCGGCAGctgcccgcgccgcccgccgagGACGGCAAGGTGACCGCGGGGGGCGTCCGGGGGGGCGCTGGGGCGGAGCCCGGGGCCGCGGGGACCCCCGCGTCAGTGGCCCGGCCCGCCGCGTCCCCGCTCGGCTCCCGCGGGGCGagggccggccccgccgggggatggggggaaaggggggaaaatcGGTGtcccgggggcgcggggggtcTGGCTCTGTCTGGGGACGCGCGTTCCGAGAGGGGACTCTGAGCTTCCCGGGGGGGCATCccggcggggggctgcggggcggggagggagggggggggggcgggagggcggTGAGCAGCCGGGTAAAAGCGGCTTGAAAAGCCCGAGAAAAACAGCGCCTTGCATTTCACTCCATAAAGTCTTTCAATTTTTCTAACCTTAATTGCAAGCAACTAAATCTGCATTAGACAGTCCTGTACTGGAACTGTTCTCGGGTACGTGGGCTGTTTACAGCAGCgagttgctgctgcttcccctgtgcttttgcattttgtgttgtttttttcctgaaatgacaCTATAATGACGGGATAATCTGGGCTTTCCTCAAAAGGCACAGGGAGGACTGGCAAACTACGAGCAGTACACAGGTAAAAaatgcttccccccccccttttattttttaaattccttgcAGTAATATTTTGAAAGTGAACTGTAAGGGTTAGCGCCAGATGTATTCCAGCTGTATTCTCctctcagcagagctgaagagcaTACTCGGTCACAGTGGCAAAAGGAAGGCTCCCGAGCTGCTTTCTGATGGACCTTCTTTCAAGCGCCAAGCTAATGTTCACCCACACCTCCTGGTATGCTTGTAGTAATTTTTCCTGTgcctttattttgcagtttgctttgtGTGATCAGAAGCTACCAGATACAATTATACCTCACACTTTCTGGggcttgttttgatttttcttgttttgtttttgctttgtctcccctccccaccccccaccccccctcgaCAGACACCACCCCAGACACCAACCTCTATGGATAACGTGGAGGAGACTCATAAAAATGATGCAAAACATGAGAGCAATTCCGATCTGCTTCAGAACATTATAAACATCAAGAACGAGTCGAGCCCCGTGTCTCTGAACACGGTGCAGGTCAGCTGGCTGCACACTGTCTCCAGTCATGGCTCTCCCGGCGAGCAGTACCAGGACAGCCCGGGGACGCAGGCTTTCTCGCCGTCCCAGAAATACCAAGTGTTCCAAGATCACACCTCCCAGCAGATGCTCGAGCCGCCGCAGCATTACCAGTTCCCTCCCTCCCAGACCCCAGACTTGTCACAGAGCTATCCCCCAGACGCCTCACTGGAGTACAGGCCGTTTGCCACCAGTGACCAGTCTCCTGGCTACCAGCAGAGCACCTTTGAGAGCCATGAATTGCAGTACTGCCCGCCGCAGAGCTTCTCCTCCCTCTTGAACGACTCCGAGGGCTCAGAGGGCATCTCCGCTCCCCTCCAGCCACTGGCCGGTGCCCACCCACAGGCTGAGGTCGCCCACCATGCTCCAGGcttcagcttgctttctggtAATGTCTGTGGTAGTCTGGAGCGCAGCATCTCTTTGGCTGCTTTGAATGTGTCTCTACCTGACCAAAACGTCGCCAGAAGCACGACTCAGCTGGGCAAGTCATTTTTTCAGTGGCAAGtggaacaggaggaaaacaaactggCAAACATCTCTCAAGACCAGTTCCTCGCAAAAGACTCGGATGGTGACACGTGAGTGCTGTTCGTCATGGTGTTTCTGATGTGAACGGTTGGGGAGTGTTTCTGTCTGGGTTTTGGTGGACCCAAATGTAATGAAGGCAGCTTGTGGGCCATGTTTGTTTCACCAGCATGGTAGTTCTGCTAACGAGGTGAAATGTGTGGCCTTGCTGATGGGCTGCAATGTGTGGGTTGCAGCACTCTGGTAGATAAGGTGTTGATAAGTACCTGAAATTAAGACAATATCGTTAGGCTTTTGTCTAGTAGATGGGGAGAAAAAGGTTCTAATTCAGATGCTCTGTGTTGCCCTGGGGAGCAGGTGCCTGTGTTCTCATCTGCCACGCGGAGCAGGACTGGGGCTGGCATACAGCACCCCTCCTGTGTGTGGGTCTCCGCAGCTGCTCGAGCCGCGGGTCACCTGGTGGGGTAACTCCGgtttcccctcttccctgcagcttccttcaCATCGCCGTTGCCCAGGGCCGCCGGGCGCTCTCCTACGTTCTTGCGAGGAAGATGGCAGCCCTGCACATGCTGGACATTAAGGAGCACAATGGCCAGGTGAGGGTCTTAGAGCTGTGCACCTGCTTTGTGCACCCGAGTGCTGCTGCACGTCTGGACCTCGAGGAAGGCTTGGTGAAGTGCTCATTTAATATTAACCCTGGGATTTAGCCTGCATACTAATATTAACCTTGAGCTATTAATACTACTTGGGATCACTTTGAGCTGGTAAGACTACGTGCTCTGCTTCATTTGTCCTGGCTTCCTGGTATTCATAATCACTGCTTCAATAATACCAGGTGGCtaggcttttttatttgttggcATTGCTCTTTCCTGTTAGAGATCAGATGACTAACAGTTCGGATTTTCTTCTCGATGTTTGCAGAGTGCTTTCCAGGTTGCTGTGGCTGCCAATCAACATCTCATTGTG
Encoded here:
- the NFKBIZ gene encoding NF-kappa-B inhibitor zeta isoform X1, with translation MIVESSRDAAPDGGDGGALSSPINLAYFYGASPHSSEGSCSPAHSAPGSPGSDSDLSVSSRGGGRRDPRAGARPALQGEAHMAGGKQHRGPFQGVRVKNSVKELLLHFRSCRQLPAPPAEDGKAQGGLANYEQYTAELKSILGHSGKRKAPELLSDGPSFKRQANVHPHLLTPPQTPTSMDNVEETHKNDAKHESNSDLLQNIINIKNESSPVSLNTVQVSWLHTVSSHGSPGEQYQDSPGTQAFSPSQKYQVFQDHTSQQMLEPPQHYQFPPSQTPDLSQSYPPDASLEYRPFATSDQSPGYQQSTFESHELQYCPPQSFSSLLNDSEGSEGISAPLQPLAGAHPQAEVAHHAPGFSLLSGNVCGSLERSISLAALNVSLPDQNVARSTTQLGKSFFQWQVEQEENKLANISQDQFLAKDSDGDTFLHIAVAQGRRALSYVLARKMAALHMLDIKEHNGQSAFQVAVAANQHLIVQDLVSLGAQVNTTDCWGRTPLHVCAEKGHAQVLQAIQKGAMGSNQYVDLEATNYDGLTALHCAVLAHNAVLHELQNSQPPHSPEVQELLLRNKSLVETIKTLIQMGASVEAKDRKSGRSALHLAAEEANLELIRLFLELPNCLSFINAKAYNGNTALHVAASLQYRVSQLDAVRLLMRKGADPSARNLENEQPVHLVPDGLVGEQVKNQHPTVPSAPICSHPCKSLIPFQKFLWGFELQLFKEKI
- the NFKBIZ gene encoding NF-kappa-B inhibitor zeta isoform X2, which codes for MIVESSRDAAPDGGDGGALSSPINLAYFYGASPHSSEGSCSPAHSAPGSPGSDSDLSVSSRGGGRRDPRAGARPALQGEAHMAGGKQHRGPFQGVRVKNSVKELLLHFRSCRQLPAPPAEDGKAQGGLANYEQYTELKSILGHSGKRKAPELLSDGPSFKRQANVHPHLLTPPQTPTSMDNVEETHKNDAKHESNSDLLQNIINIKNESSPVSLNTVQVSWLHTVSSHGSPGEQYQDSPGTQAFSPSQKYQVFQDHTSQQMLEPPQHYQFPPSQTPDLSQSYPPDASLEYRPFATSDQSPGYQQSTFESHELQYCPPQSFSSLLNDSEGSEGISAPLQPLAGAHPQAEVAHHAPGFSLLSGNVCGSLERSISLAALNVSLPDQNVARSTTQLGKSFFQWQVEQEENKLANISQDQFLAKDSDGDTFLHIAVAQGRRALSYVLARKMAALHMLDIKEHNGQSAFQVAVAANQHLIVQDLVSLGAQVNTTDCWGRTPLHVCAEKGHAQVLQAIQKGAMGSNQYVDLEATNYDGLTALHCAVLAHNAVLHELQNSQPPHSPEVQELLLRNKSLVETIKTLIQMGASVEAKDRKSGRSALHLAAEEANLELIRLFLELPNCLSFINAKAYNGNTALHVAASLQYRVSQLDAVRLLMRKGADPSARNLENEQPVHLVPDGLVGEQVKNQHPTVPSAPICSHPCKSLIPFQKFLWGFELQLFKEKI
- the NFKBIZ gene encoding NF-kappa-B inhibitor zeta isoform X4; translated protein: MIVESSRDAAPDGGDGGALSSPINLAYFYGASPHSSEGSCSPAHSAPGSPGSDSDLSVSSRGGGRRDPRAGARPALQGEAHMAGGKQHRGPFQGVRVKNSVKELLLHFRSCRQLPAPPAEDGKAQGGLANYEQYTELKSILGHSGKRKAPELLSDGPSFKRQANVHPHLLTPPQTPTSMDNVEETHKNDAKHESNSDLLQNIINIKNESSPVSLNTVQVSWLHTVSSHGSPGEQYQDSPGTQAFSPSQKYQVFQDHTSQQMLEPPQHYQFPPSQTPDLSQSYPPDASLEYRPFATSDQSPGYQQSTFESHELQYCPPQSFSSLLNDSEGSEGISAPLQPLAGAHPQAEVAHHAPGFSLLSGNVCGSLERSISLAALNVSLPDQNVARSTTQLGKSFFQWQVEQEENKLANISQDQFLAKDSDGDTFLHIAVAQGRRALSYVLARKMAALHMLDIKEHNGQSAFQVAVAANQHLIVQDLVSLGAQVNTTDCWGRTPLHVCAEKGHAQVLQAIQKGAMGSNQYVDLEATNYDGLTALHCAVLAHNAVLHELQNSQPPHSPEVQELLLRNKSLVETIKTLIQMGASVEAKDRKSGRSALHLAAEEANLELIRLFLELPNCLSFINAKAYNGNTALHVAASLQYRVSQLDAVRLLMRKGADPSARNLENEQPVHLVPDGLVGEQIRRILKGKAIQQRVSPF
- the NFKBIZ gene encoding NF-kappa-B inhibitor zeta isoform X3, with protein sequence MIVESSRDAAPDGGDGGALSSPINLAYFYGASPHSSEGSCSPAHSAPGSPGSDSDLSVSSRGGGRRDPRAGARPALQGEAHMAGGKQHRGPFQGVRVKNSVKELLLHFRSCRQLPAPPAEDGKAQGGLANYEQYTAELKSILGHSGKRKAPELLSDGPSFKRQANVHPHLLTPPQTPTSMDNVEETHKNDAKHESNSDLLQNIINIKNESSPVSLNTVQVSWLHTVSSHGSPGEQYQDSPGTQAFSPSQKYQVFQDHTSQQMLEPPQHYQFPPSQTPDLSQSYPPDASLEYRPFATSDQSPGYQQSTFESHELQYCPPQSFSSLLNDSEGSEGISAPLQPLAGAHPQAEVAHHAPGFSLLSGNVCGSLERSISLAALNVSLPDQNVARSTTQLGKSFFQWQVEQEENKLANISQDQFLAKDSDGDTFLHIAVAQGRRALSYVLARKMAALHMLDIKEHNGQSAFQVAVAANQHLIVQDLVSLGAQVNTTDCWGRTPLHVCAEKGHAQVLQAIQKGAMGSNQYVDLEATNYDGLTALHCAVLAHNAVLHELQNSQPPHSPEVQELLLRNKSLVETIKTLIQMGASVEAKDRKSGRSALHLAAEEANLELIRLFLELPNCLSFINAKAYNGNTALHVAASLQYRVSQLDAVRLLMRKGADPSARNLENEQPVHLVPDGLVGEQIRRILKGKAIQQRVSPF
- the NFKBIZ gene encoding NF-kappa-B inhibitor zeta isoform X5; this encodes MAGGKQHRGPFQGVRVKNSVKELLLHFRSCRQLPAPPAEDGKAQGGLANYEQYTAELKSILGHSGKRKAPELLSDGPSFKRQANVHPHLLTPPQTPTSMDNVEETHKNDAKHESNSDLLQNIINIKNESSPVSLNTVQVSWLHTVSSHGSPGEQYQDSPGTQAFSPSQKYQVFQDHTSQQMLEPPQHYQFPPSQTPDLSQSYPPDASLEYRPFATSDQSPGYQQSTFESHELQYCPPQSFSSLLNDSEGSEGISAPLQPLAGAHPQAEVAHHAPGFSLLSGNVCGSLERSISLAALNVSLPDQNVARSTTQLGKSFFQWQVEQEENKLANISQDQFLAKDSDGDTFLHIAVAQGRRALSYVLARKMAALHMLDIKEHNGQSAFQVAVAANQHLIVQDLVSLGAQVNTTDCWGRTPLHVCAEKGHAQVLQAIQKGAMGSNQYVDLEATNYDGLTALHCAVLAHNAVLHELQNSQPPHSPEVQELLLRNKSLVETIKTLIQMGASVEAKDRKSGRSALHLAAEEANLELIRLFLELPNCLSFINAKAYNGNTALHVAASLQYRVSQLDAVRLLMRKGADPSARNLENEQPVHLVPDGLVGEQVKNQHPTVPSAPICSHPCKSLIPFQKFLWGFELQLFKEKI